In Trichoderma atroviride chromosome 2, complete sequence, one DNA window encodes the following:
- a CDS encoding uncharacterized protein (EggNog:ENOG41), which translates to MAASKSRVVDIHTHMYPPSYIKILESRSTIPLVRSFPQAPDPRLILLEAEVKSLEEATNNPEAKLPGRPLTSHFASLAQKVHFMDTHSIDISVISLANPWLDFLSASESGKMGESVNEEFSRMCSEHPGRLFFFATLPLTAPLETVLASVSHVQGLKYCRGIILGTSGLGKGLDDPALLPIFEAVAAARLTVFLHPHYGLPNEVWGPRASAEYGHVLPLALGFPMETTIAVARMYLSGVFDKVRDLRMILAHSGGTLPFLAGRIESCIMHDGQLVKEGKAGKGRRTIWEVLKEQLYLDAVIYSEVGLKAAIDASGADRLMFGTDHPFFPPLETDEQGEWESVSLNADAVAKAVGEGSKEATAVMGGNAISILRLDQDF; encoded by the coding sequence ATGGCCGCCTCCAAATCGCGCGTCGTGGACATCCACACGCACATGTATCCGCCGTCCTATATCAAGATCCTCGAATCTCGTTCCACGATCCCTCTTGTTCGCTCATTTCCTCAAGCACCAGATCCGCGATTGATACTGCTCGAAGCCGAAGTCAAATCGCTCGAGGAGGCCACCAACAACCCAGAAGCCAAGCTTCCTGGACGGCCACTCACTTCTCACTTTGCATCGCTTGCTCAAAAGGTCCATTTCATGGACACTCACAGCATTGACATTTCAGTCATATCCTTGGCCAACCCATGGCTTGACTTCCTCAGTGCCTCCGAGTCGGGCAAGATGGGCGAATCTGTCAACGAAGAGTTCTCGCGCATGTGCAGCGAGCACCCTGGCCgcttattcttctttgcaaCTTTACCTCTGACCGCGCCTCTCGAAACGGTGCTGGCCTCGGTATCCCACGTTCAAGGCCTCAAGTACTGCAGAGGCATCATTCTCGGCACTTCGGGCTTGGGCAAGGGGCTCGATGATCCCGCTTTACTTCCTATTTTCGAAGCTGTAGCAGCGGCTCGACTAACCGTCTTCTTGCACCCGCACTATGGGTTGCCCAACGAAGTATGGGGTCCTCGAGCCAGCGCCGAGTATGGCCATGTCCTGCCGCTTGCTCTAGGCTTCCCCATGGAAACTACTATTGCGGTGGCGCGGATGTATCTGTCAGGTGTCTTTGACAAAGTACGAGACTTGAGAATGATCTTGGCCCATAGCGGAGGTACCCTTCCCTTCCTGGCAGGCAGAATTGAAAGCTGTATCATGCACGACGGACAGCTTGTCAAAGAAGGCAAGGCGGGAAAAGGCCGACGAACAATTTGGGAGGTCCTAAAGGAACAATTGTATTTGGACGCCGTCATCTATTCCGAGGTTGGACTGAAAGCAGCAATAGACGCCAGTGGTGCTGATAGATTAATGTTTGGAACTGACCATCCCTTTTTCCCGCCACTTGAAACAGATGAGCAAGGAGAATGGGAGAGTGTGAGTTTGAATGCCGATGCTGtagccaaggctgttggcGAAGGGTCGAAAGAGGCGACGGCAGTCATGGGAGGCAATGCTATAAGCATCCTTCGCCTTGACCAAgatttttaa
- a CDS encoding uncharacterized protein (EggNog:ENOG41): MGSQPPVHKRLIVCCDGTWMNSDNGYNEPTLGNPQPTLQVPSNVTRISRCFKRRCQDGTLQVMTYESGVGTGSNAIDTFTGGAFGLDGDEIFLVGFSRGAFTARSVAGMVGNLGLLTREGLEYFYPIFKDMENWNNDGYKDEFPGQPFDNKPKGPNAAAVYRERLEKLGYTRVYQENGDLIKIKAVCVWDTVGSLGIPKIPWLEKIGIHPANKE; this comes from the exons ATGGGTTCTCAGCCCCCAGTCCACAAGCGCCTCATTGTCTGCTGCGATGGGACGTGGATGAATAGCGACAACGGCTATAATGAGCCGACTCTGGGAAATCCTCAGCCGACACTTCAAGTGCCCTCAAACGTGACTCGAATCAGCCGTTGCTTCAAGCGGCGATGTCAAGATGGCACACTGCAAGTCATGACTTATGAATCCGGCGTAGGGACAGGCAGTAATGCCATTGATACCTTTACAGGCGGCGCATTTGGCCTAG ACGGCGACGAGATATTCCTAGTTGGGTTTTCTAGAGGGGCCTTTACAGCCCGATCGGTTGCCGGCATGGTCGGTAATCTAGGTCTTCTTACTAGAGAAGGCTTGGAATACTTTTATCCCATCTTCAAAGATATGGAGAATTGGAACAACGACGGGTATAAAGACGAGTTTCCAGGACAGCCGTTTGACAATAAGCCCAAGGGGCCAAATGCAGCGGCCGTATATCGAGAAAGGCTCGAAAAACTGGGTTATACTCGCGTGTACCAAGAGAATGGCGACTtgatcaagatcaaggctgTTTGTGTCTGGGATACTGTCGGCAGTCTAGGCATACCCAAGATACCCTGGCTTGAAAAGATAGGCATACACCCCGCGAACAAAGAATAA
- a CDS encoding uncharacterized protein (EggNog:ENOG41), translating into MLSIGMMDQMASVGVEFDLSCLERVAQSTISYYKNQKAASKKGGPKWAIDPIYSSNQPVRPWALGSINKAGSFIYKLAGFENRTPGLYKRTDPKTDRETNMFLQDTNERIHCSARIRLACKGLGLDDKAVWTCPSLANWQLKHTTETYKDPIPQSPSWWQGPPDESGLERQQGRWIWEYAGPKSSEPADPKQRIMVEEPLGPHERYLLQLSAGTPNVYLFAETQDIVWQGKTIPAP; encoded by the coding sequence ATGTTATCAATAGGGATGATGGACCAGATGGCATCCGTGGGAGTCGAGTTCGATTTGTCATGTCTAGAAAGGGTCGCACAGAGCACCATCAGCTATTACAAAAACCAGAAAGCTGCTTCAAAGAAAGGAGGCCCAAAGTGGGCTATTGACCCCATTTACTCGAGCAATCAGCCAGTGAGGCCATGGGCACTCGGGTCCATTAACAAAGCCGGCAGTTTCATATACAAACTTGCAGGCTTCGAAAACAGGACGCCTGGCTTGTATAAGCGAACTGACCCCAAAACGGACCGCGAGACCAACATGTTCCTGCAAGACACCAACGAGCGCATTCACTGCTCTGCGAGGATCAGGCTAGCCTGCAAAGGCCTTGGTTTGGATGATAAAGCCGTTTGGACCTGCCCATCACTGGCAAACTGGCAATTGAAGCACACCACCGAAACATACAAGGACCCCATCCCTCAGAGCCCGAGCTGGTGGCAAGGCCCTCCCGATGAATCTGGGCTTGAGAGGCAGCAAGGGAGGTGGATTTGGGAATATGCCGGGCCAAAAAGCTCCGAACCCGCAGATCCCAAGCAAAGAATCATGGTGGAGGAGCCCCTAGGGCCGCATGAACGGTACTTGCTTCAGCTATCTGCGGGAACGCCAAATGTTTACCTGTTTGCTGAGACTCAGGACATTGTCTGGCAGGGGAAGACGATTCCCGCTCCGTAA
- a CDS encoding uncharacterized protein (TransMembrane:6 (i21-45o65-83i90-109o129-147i154-176o188-210i)), producing MAPSKSASAPKPTSSPVKNGYLILYNAASAFAWGLVLQGTITSLVESGPESVYLNVGEFTKWTQTAAAMEILHSLFGVVRAPLFTTLMQVASRFLLVWGVLFLYPYLAVQSPTYSSMLIAWSVTEVIRYTYFALTLSGLTPRILTWLRYNTFFILYPIGILSECSLVYLAAVGPAATATEPPLSLMPYVLYGVLAVYVPGAYILYTHMMAQRRKVMRGLKAKNEKATQ from the exons ATGGCGCCCTCCAAGAGCGCATCGGCCCCAAAACCGACCTCATCCCCCGTCAAGAACGGCTACCTCATCCTCTACAATGCCGCCTCCGCCTTCGCCTGGGGTCTCGTCCTCCAAGGCACCATCACGTCGCTTGTCGAATCGGGCCCAGAGTCGGTCTACCTGAACGTCGGCGAATTCACAAAGTGGACGCAAACAGccgcagccatggagatTCTGCACTCCCTCTTCG GCGTCGTCCGCGCGCCCCTCTTCACAACCCTCATGCAAGTCGCCTCgcgcttcctcctcgtctggggcgtcctcttcctctaccCGTACCTCGCCGTCCAGTCGCCCACCTACAGCTCCATGCTCATCGCCTGGTCCGTCACCGAGGTCATCCGCTACACCTACTTTGCGCTGACGCTGTCCGGCCTGACGCCGCGCATCCTCACCTGGCTGCGCTACAacaccttcttcatcctGTACCCGATTGGCATCCTGAGCGAGTGCTCGCTGGTCTATCTCGCTGCGGTGGGACCGGCTGCGACGGCGACGGAGCCTCCGTTGAGCTTGATGCCGTATGTCTTGTATGGTGTTTTGGCCGTCTATGTTCCTG gCGCTTATATCCTCTACACTCACATGATGGCCCAGCGAAGAAAGGTCATGCGCGGCTTAAAGGCCAAGAACGAGAAGGCGACACAATAA
- a CDS encoding uncharacterized protein (EggNog:ENOG41), translating to MGSRGGESTFGNDYSFVEDLRTAVAQELPGFSIKVLVYPKYDTRGDLGEAVSRFRSW from the exons ATGGGTTCAAG GGGGGGCGAGTCAACGTTTGGCAACGACTATTCGTTTGTCGAAGACCTACGCACTGCCGTGGCACAGGAGCTGCCCGGCTTCAGCATCAAGGTGCTGGTGTATCCCAAGTATGACACGAGAGGCGACCTGGGCGAGGCCGTGAGCAGATTTCGCAGCTGGTGA
- a CDS encoding uncharacterized protein (EggNog:ENOG41), protein MFWSSDDQKAGSYTANNNIYPYDEEIEAFFIRNGFDGATRDACDEYARVRFPDSAAKPAATQGYCSYTLNISDEYLLQFRPEAFMLDIDTCRQVKSIYGEFAPATTYLGEVEGISLQRVLCANARPSVMMHVYLHQRIRGVPLSEFRKRKKGCRANDDKMFKRRLMSGLAKIFALGFRGRQPSRGMQGTLPAGSMIKGRVGKSMRWRLNLLNGLPEKDLLAHVSEAQAQLDWVEASSWGLTHGDLLPGNMMVDAETGHLTGLIDWAEAEWLPFGMALYGVEEVLGEDRPCSEGGFRYFDDHEELRRVFWDEFLSFIGRDGIMDHHRLGLLREAGAARKLGILLWRGIAFDDGKMDRVVEVGRDDSEIQKLRLFLEAHGVLACLKKRIIWSDALVMLWLCIKGVLSCFGGESDKAQDMGTIESRK, encoded by the coding sequence ATGTTTTGGAGTAGCGATGATCAAAAAGCCGGCAGCTACACAGCCAACAATAACATATATCCATACGACGAAGAAATAGAAGCATTCTTCATTCGCAACGGCTTTGACGGAGCAACTAGAGACGCATGTGATGAGTATGCTCGCGTACGGTTTCCCGACTCGGCAGCAAAACCCGCGGCGACGCAGGGCTACTGTTCTTATACGCTGAATATATCAGATGAATACTTGCTGCAATTTCGACCGGAAGCGTTCATGTTGGATATAGACACCTGCAGGCAAGTCAAGTCTATCTACGGCGAGTTTGCTCCGGCGACTACATATCTCGGCGAAGTAGAAGGAATATCATTACAACGAGTACTATGTGCGAATGCCAGGCCGTCGGTGATGATGCATGTCTACCTACATCAACGAATACGAGGAGTTCCTTTATCGGAATTtcgaaaaaggaagaagggatGTCGGGCTAATGACGACAAGATGTTCAAGAGGAGATTGATGAGCGGCCTGGCCAAAATATTTGCGCTCGGCTTTCGCGGACGGCAGCCCTCACGGGGAATGCAAGGGACGCTACCAGCCGGCTCCATGATTAAGGGGAGAGTCGGGAAATCGATGCGCTGGCGTCTTAATCTGCTAAACGGATTGCCAGAAAAAGACTTGCTCGCGCACGTATCAgaggcccaggcccagctcGACTGGGTCGAGGCATCAAGCTGGGGCCTGACACACGGCGATCTCCTCCCGGGAAACATGATGGTCGATGCCGAGACCGGTCATTTAACGGGACTTATTGATTGGGCTGAAGCTGAGTGGCTTCCGTTTGGGATGGCCCTGTACGGGGTGGAGGAAGTTCTCGGAGAGGACAGGCCTTGTTCTGAAGGGGGGTTCAGATACTTTGACGACCATGAGGAGCTGCGTCGGGTCTTTTGGGATGAGTTTTTGTCCTTTATTGGGCGAGATGGAATCATGGACCATCATAGACTTGGGTTGCTGAGAGAAGCCGGAGCAGCGCGGAAGCTGGGAATTCTACTTTGGAGGGGCATTGCCTTTGACGATGGGAAGATGGACCGCGTGGTGGAGGTTGGGAGAGACGATTCGGAGATTCAGAAGCTGCGGCTGTTTCTGGAGGCACATGGTGTCTTGGCTTGtttgaaaaagagaatcATCTGGAGCGATGCGTTGGTCATGTTGTGGTTGTGCATCAAGGGAGTATTAAGCTGTTTTGGTGGTGAGAGCGACAAAGCACAAGATATGGGGACTATCGAGAGCAGGAAGTGA
- a CDS encoding uncharacterized protein (EggNog:ENOG41) — protein sequence MATDAAVSKDGLFIPLIDFSRFLNGDSSTRLETAKAILKGFQDAGFIYLKNHSISQDTVRHAFATSANFFAQPLEKKAALEWTTPQANRGYVAHGREKVCQLDDAAEVEKIRSAVPDLKESFEIGRDDEAGHPNNWPEEQGAVTGFKEDMKSFFQECKALHLEVMRAIAMGMSFEETFFDRFLDVGDNTLRLLHYPEVRSDVFNTPGQVRAGEHSDYGSITLLFQDNRGGLQVKSPNGNFIDATPIENTIVVNAGDLLARWSNDTIKSTIHRVVEPPRKEGKTYPSRYSIAYFCNPNFKDLIEVLPGTYATEKEKKYESINSGDYLVQRLTATY from the exons ATGGCGACGGACGCTGCAGTGAGCAAAGACGGACTTTTCATTCCC CTCATCGATTTCTCAAGATTCCTGAATGGCGATTCGTCCACACGCTTGGAGACGGCCAAGGCCATTCTCAAAGGCTTCCAGGACGCTGGCTTCATCTATCTCAAAAACCATTCCATTTCCCAAGACACGGTGAGACATGCTTTTGCCACGTCAGCAAACTTCTTCGCGCAGCCTTTAGAGAAGAAAGCCGCGCTGGAGTGGACTACTCCACAGGCCAATCGCGGTTATGTGGCTCACGGGCGAGAAAAGGTCTGCCAGCTGGATGACGCTGCGGAAGTAGAAAAGATTCGCAGCGCAGTCCCGGACTTGAAAGAGAGCTTTGAAATCGGCCGCGATGATGAGGCCGGCCACCCGAACAACTGGCCCGAGGAACAAGGCGCAGTTACGGGCTTCAAGGAAGACATGAAGAGCTTCTTTCAGGAGTGCAAAGCTTTGCATCTAGAGGTTATGCGGGCTATTGCTATGGGGATGAGCTTTGAAGAAACCTTTTTTGACAGATTTCTGGATGTTGGCGATAACACCCTACGGCTGCTGCATTACCCAGAAGTCAGGTCTGATGTTTTCAACACCCCGGGCCAAGTCCGTGCTGGGGAACACAGC GATTATGGATCAATCACGTTACTCTTCCAAGACAACCGCGGTGGCCTGCAGGTCAAGAGTCCAAACGGGAATTTTATCGACGCAACTCCCATCGAAAACACCATCGTTGTCAACGCCGGAGACTTACTGGCGAGATGGAGCAACGATACGATCAAGAGCACCATTCATCGTGTAGTTGAGCCCCCACGAAAGGAAGGCAAGACGTATCCTTCACGGTACAGCATTGC ATATTTTTGCAATCCCAACTTCAAGGACCTCATCGAAGTGCTGCCGGGAACATATGCAAcggagaaagagaagaagtatGAGAGCATAAACAGCGGCGATTATCTTGTCCAGAGACTCACTGCAACATATTAA
- a CDS encoding uncharacterized protein (EggNog:ENOG41): MGGIVAAETVMGLASERPIYTEDGIDKSGGRPNFNGLMFPRIQGVLAFDTPYLGIAPSVVAYGAEGHYQTAQSAMAQLGSVWKMVGGGGGDAAASSSSSALTTTASTAAKNDSGGGGGWGWGKIAMYGAAASAVAAGSAAAWMNREHISVGWSWVSSHLEFVGCLARPEALKQRMAYMVRLSSELNIGYANVYTRLGKAAESKEVSMVGTVLGKDRTFCVVPSKQPSGKWIDNVNDTAKDEVTAHVTMFEPQNNPAYGKLLQDAKSLIAMWVQRDWSEGSHEPRSRSQQSRSPQQQQYQQQLQRLR, encoded by the exons AtgggcggcatcgtcgccgcaGAGACCGTCATGGGCCTGGCATCGGAGCGGCCCATCTACACCGAGgacggcatcgacaagtCGGGCGGCCGCCCCAACTTCAACGGCCTCATGTTCCCGCGCATCCAGGGCGTCTTGGCCTTTGACACGCCGTATCTGGGCATTGCGCCCAGCGTGGTTGCGTACGGCGCCGAGGGCCACTACCAGACGGCGCAGTCGGCGATGGCGCAGCTGGGCTCGGTGTGGAAGATGgtcggtggcggcggaggcgatgctgctgcctcatcttcttcttctgccctCACGACGACGGCATCCACGGCTGCCAAGAAcgacagcggcggcggcggcggatggggatggggcAAGATTGCCATGtatggagctgctgccagcgccGTCGCTGCGGGCAGTGCCGCGGCGTGGATGAACCGCGAGCACATCTCCGTTGGCTGGTCGTGGGTGTCTTCGCATCTCGAGTTTGTAGGTTGTCTGGCCCGGCCCGAGGCTCTCAAGCAGCGCATGGCGTACATGGTGAGGCTGAGCTCGGAGCTCAACATTGGCTACGCGAATGTCTACACGCGGCTGGGCAAGGCCGCGGAGAGCAAGGAGGTCAGCATGGTGGGCACGGTGCTGGGCAAGGACAGGACGTTTTGCGTGGTGCCAAGCAAGCAGCCGTCGGGGAAGTGGATCGACAATGTCAATGACACGGCCAAGGACGAGGTGACGGCGCATGTCA CCATGTTTGAGCCTCAGAATAATCCGGCGTACgggaagctgctgcaggatGCCAAGAGTCTGATTGCCATGTGGGTGCAGAGGGATTGGTCTGAAGGCAGCCATGAGCCGCGGTCAAGGTCACAACAGTCGAGGtctccgcagcagcagcagtatcagcagcagctccaacgtttgagatga